Proteins from a single region of Pseudomonas fulva:
- a CDS encoding universal stress protein, translated as MSRHPWTEGTPASVLLATDLSVRCDRALDRAAQLASEWQALLVGINVLEVAQAPDLVLGWVGARDDASLARFAEQQLQQDLSGLDVQVRLRIERGEPVQAIARAARETGSALVVTGVASDALWGRLLLGSTVESLARQLPQPLLVVRQRPRGGYQRILVATDFSDASRHALHAAARYFPDRELVLYHATEAPLSDRLERVIDGETRRHIEEGDYAAFLSASDLPDEARKRTRIVIERGSLAASLSHYVREHGVDLVVMGTHGRSGLMNVLLGSAASELLQWVPCDTLIVRQPRADD; from the coding sequence ATGAGCAGACACCCCTGGACCGAAGGCACACCGGCAAGTGTATTGCTGGCCACCGACCTGAGCGTGCGCTGCGACCGTGCGCTGGATCGCGCGGCGCAGCTGGCGAGCGAGTGGCAGGCGCTGCTGGTTGGCATAAACGTGCTGGAAGTCGCGCAGGCGCCGGATCTGGTACTGGGCTGGGTGGGCGCGCGGGATGACGCCAGCCTGGCACGCTTTGCCGAGCAGCAGCTGCAGCAGGATCTGTCCGGCCTCGACGTGCAGGTGCGCCTGCGTATCGAGCGTGGTGAGCCCGTGCAGGCCATCGCCAGGGCGGCGCGGGAAACCGGCAGTGCGCTGGTGGTCACCGGTGTGGCGAGCGACGCGTTGTGGGGCCGCTTGCTGCTCGGCTCCACGGTGGAGTCGCTGGCTCGCCAGCTGCCGCAACCCTTGCTGGTGGTGCGCCAGCGGCCACGCGGGGGCTACCAGCGAATTCTGGTGGCCACCGACTTTTCCGACGCCTCGCGCCATGCGCTGCATGCGGCTGCCCGTTATTTTCCCGATCGCGAACTGGTGCTGTATCACGCCACCGAAGCGCCGCTGTCCGACCGCCTGGAACGGGTGATCGACGGCGAGACGCGCCGGCATATCGAGGAGGGCGATTACGCCGCGTTTCTGAGTGCCAGTGATTTGCCGGACGAGGCGAGGAAACGCACGCGCATCGTGATCGAGCGGGGCTCGCTGGCTGCCTCCCTGAGCCATTACGTGCGCGAGCATGGTGTCGATCTGGTGGTGATGGGCACCCACGGGCGCAGCGGGCTGATGAATGTGTTGCTGGGCAGTGCGGCCAGCGAGCTGCTGCAGTGGGTGCCGTGCGACACCCTGATCGTGCGCCAGCCGCGTGCTGACGATTAA
- a CDS encoding winged helix-turn-helix domain-containing protein — protein MEVSKTKTSFYRRLYVAWLIDSGTADSVPALMAATGMPRRTAQDTLSALEELDIDCQFQQQDGERNNAGHYVIRDWGAIDKRWIAANLQQIKAVLGYP, from the coding sequence ATGGAAGTGAGCAAGACCAAGACCAGTTTCTACCGCCGCCTCTACGTCGCCTGGCTGATCGACAGTGGCACTGCCGATAGCGTCCCGGCCCTGATGGCCGCCACCGGCATGCCCAGGCGCACCGCCCAGGACACGTTGAGCGCACTGGAGGAGCTGGATATCGACTGCCAGTTCCAGCAGCAGGACGGCGAGCGCAACAACGCCGGCCACTACGTGATCCGCGACTGGGGCGCCATCGACAAACGCTGGATCGCCGCCAACCTGCAGCAGATCAAGGCGGTGCTCGGCTATCCCTGA
- the rlmF gene encoding 23S rRNA (adenine(1618)-N(6))-methyltransferase RlmF, protein MISMPTKRPPKPPASPEKGQLHPRNRHQGRYDFPALIKASPELAAFVIINPYGNQSIDFANPAAVKVFNRALLKQFYGITHWDIPADYLCPPIPGRADYLHYLADLLAGDNGGETPRGAAVRALDIGVGANCIYPLLGNREYGWRFLGADIAPQAIASAAAIVGANTDLREQIELRLQADTAHVFTHLLQADERFEVTLCNPPFHASAAEASSGSKRKWRNLGKLDPKRKLPVLNFGGQAAELWCPGGEAAFVARLIGESADHRDQVLWFSTLISKAGNLPGVYAMLKKVGAVDTRTVEMSQGQKQSRFVAWTFHTAEQRQRWMNARREP, encoded by the coding sequence ATGATCAGCATGCCCACCAAACGCCCGCCCAAACCGCCCGCCTCGCCTGAAAAAGGCCAGCTGCACCCCCGCAACCGCCATCAGGGCCGTTATGACTTTCCGGCGCTGATCAAGGCCAGCCCGGAGCTGGCGGCGTTCGTGATCATCAACCCCTATGGCAACCAGAGCATCGATTTCGCCAACCCGGCGGCGGTCAAGGTGTTCAATCGCGCCCTGCTCAAGCAGTTCTATGGCATCACGCACTGGGACATTCCGGCCGATTACCTGTGCCCGCCGATTCCCGGGCGCGCCGATTACCTGCACTACCTGGCCGATCTGCTGGCAGGCGACAACGGCGGTGAAACGCCTCGCGGCGCGGCAGTACGGGCGCTGGACATCGGCGTGGGCGCCAACTGCATCTACCCGCTCCTGGGTAACCGCGAATACGGCTGGCGCTTCCTCGGTGCGGACATCGCGCCCCAGGCCATCGCCTCGGCAGCGGCCATCGTGGGAGCCAACACCGATTTGCGCGAGCAGATCGAACTGCGCCTGCAGGCGGATACCGCGCATGTTTTCACCCATCTCTTGCAGGCCGACGAGCGCTTCGAGGTGACCCTGTGCAACCCGCCCTTCCATGCCTCGGCGGCTGAAGCCAGCAGCGGCAGCAAACGCAAATGGCGTAACCTCGGCAAGCTCGATCCCAAGCGCAAACTGCCGGTGCTGAACTTTGGCGGTCAGGCGGCGGAGCTGTGGTGCCCGGGCGGCGAAGCGGCGTTCGTGGCCCGGCTGATTGGCGAAAGCGCCGACCACCGCGATCAGGTGCTGTGGTTCAGTACGTTGATTTCCAAGGCCGGCAACCTGCCGGGCGTATACGCCATGCTGAAGAAAGTCGGCGCTGTGGACACCCGCACGGTGGAAATGAGCCAGGGCCAGAAGCAGAGCCGCTTCGTGGCCTGGACCTTTCACACTGCCGAACAGCGCCAGCGCTGGATGAACGCGCGCCGCGAGCCTTAA
- a CDS encoding K+/H+ antiporter subunit F: MLAYVIPFCMTLMGVAVTLNVIRLVRGPDMPDRVLALDTLYINALALIVVFGIWLKSDLFFEAALLIAVMGFVGTVAVGKHLLHGEIID; encoded by the coding sequence ATGCTCGCGTACGTGATTCCCTTCTGCATGACCCTGATGGGCGTTGCCGTGACCCTCAACGTGATCCGCCTGGTGCGCGGCCCGGACATGCCCGACCGGGTGCTGGCCCTGGACACGCTGTATATCAACGCCCTGGCGCTGATCGTGGTATTCGGCATCTGGCTGAAGTCGGATCTGTTCTTCGAGGCGGCCTTGCTGATCGCGGTCATGGGCTTCGTCGGCACCGTGGCGGTGGGCAAGCACCTGCTGCACGGCGAAATCATCGACTGA
- a CDS encoding DNA polymerase III subunit chi has product MDNLNPPHKPGALLSDLESIRELLDDDLDPPLLTDKFDPDDIPVLSEVVRAPEPVIAAQPAAPGSATGIASEDELRQTVQRAIGRDNEINRLDTELRAAAQLLLQDVIDDFVPQIEAELKRRLQARLNRLLPPRR; this is encoded by the coding sequence ATGGACAACCTGAACCCGCCCCACAAACCCGGCGCCCTGCTGAGCGACCTCGAATCGATTCGCGAACTGCTCGACGACGACCTCGATCCGCCGCTGCTCACCGACAAGTTCGACCCGGATGACATTCCCGTACTCTCCGAGGTGGTTCGCGCCCCTGAGCCGGTAATCGCCGCGCAACCCGCCGCGCCCGGCAGCGCAACCGGGATCGCCTCGGAAGACGAGTTGCGCCAGACCGTGCAGCGCGCCATCGGCCGCGACAACGAGATCAACCGCCTGGACACCGAGCTGCGCGCCGCGGCGCAACTGCTGCTGCAGGATGTGATCGACGACTTCGTGCCGCAGATCGAAGCCGAGCTCAAGCGCCGCCTGCAGGCGCGCCTCAATCGCCTGCTGCCGCCGCGCCGCTGA
- a CDS encoding DUF998 domain-containing protein: MHSNRTLKPGYFAGLITPLWLTLGVTIAGALYPGYSHVDQAMSLLGAVDAPTRVISPLINNFPLGVLFLLFGTALLLSFRNRWARLSGLLIILHGLGSFGTGYFACDAGCAPEHPSASQNLHNLAGLVMAFSLLLASGLWVWLGRRLFASPGFSWFSLFCTLAAVGALPLMASALESGHGFGLYQRINYGASLLWIAGLALMLLRRPTV, from the coding sequence ATGCACTCGAACAGGACGCTCAAACCGGGGTATTTCGCAGGCCTGATCACGCCCTTGTGGCTGACCCTGGGCGTGACCATCGCCGGGGCGCTGTACCCCGGCTACAGCCATGTCGATCAGGCCATGAGCCTGCTCGGCGCCGTGGACGCACCGACTCGAGTGATCTCGCCGCTGATCAACAATTTCCCGCTGGGCGTGCTGTTTCTGCTGTTCGGTACAGCGCTGTTGCTGAGCTTTCGCAACCGCTGGGCGCGCCTGAGCGGCCTGCTGATCATCCTTCACGGCCTAGGCAGCTTCGGCACCGGCTACTTCGCCTGTGACGCCGGCTGTGCACCGGAGCACCCGTCTGCCAGCCAGAATCTGCACAACCTGGCGGGCCTGGTCATGGCCTTCAGCCTGTTGCTGGCGAGCGGGCTCTGGGTGTGGCTGGGTCGACGCCTGTTCGCCTCGCCAGGTTTTTCCTGGTTTTCGCTGTTCTGCACGCTGGCGGCCGTTGGCGCCTTGCCGCTGATGGCCAGTGCGCTGGAAAGCGGCCACGGTTTCGGCCTCTATCAGCGCATCAACTACGGTGCATCGTTGCTGTGGATCGCCGGGCTGGCGCTGATGCTGCTGCGCCGCCCAACTGTCTGA
- a CDS encoding bacteriohemerythrin gives MAYLSWSDDLNTGIAVIDGQHRRIVDMINALYVAQQDAERQAVALVIEELVDYTSSHFAFEEAMLEEAGYVFTKAHKRVHELFIRRVEDYRLRFRQGEDVCDELRSLLGRWLFGHIRNDDQNYVAAVTENLRRLAADKAEDGWLNRAKRRFFRAA, from the coding sequence GTGGCTTATCTCAGTTGGAGTGATGACCTGAACACCGGAATCGCGGTGATCGACGGTCAGCACCGCCGCATCGTCGACATGATCAACGCGCTTTACGTTGCGCAGCAAGACGCTGAGCGCCAGGCTGTGGCGTTGGTGATCGAGGAGCTGGTTGATTACACCAGCTCGCACTTCGCCTTCGAGGAGGCGATGCTCGAGGAGGCGGGCTACGTGTTCACCAAGGCGCACAAGCGGGTGCACGAGTTGTTCATCCGCCGGGTCGAGGATTACCGCCTGCGGTTTCGCCAGGGCGAGGACGTCTGCGATGAACTGCGCAGCCTGCTCGGCCGCTGGCTGTTCGGGCATATCCGCAACGACGACCAGAACTACGTGGCGGCGGTGACCGAAAACCTGCGGCGCCTGGCGGCCGACAAGGCCGAGGACGGCTGGCTGAACCGCGCCAAGCGGCGTTTTTTTCGCGCCGCGTAG
- a CDS encoding SLC13 family permease — MTLDLLMVLGLLLTAVVLFVLNKPRMDVVALMILVALPLTGVLSVQETLAGFADPSVILIAALFVIGEGLVRTGIAYRLGDWLVAKAGSSETRLLVLLMVAVAGLGSVMSSTGVVAIFIPVVLGVAARLKIAPGRLMMPLAFAGLISGMLTLVATPPNMVVHSELLRAGLPGFSFFSFTPIGLAVLVLGVLYMLATRRWLQRDADGEPSAPPRLTLADLADSYRLGERERRLQVRADSPLANQALDELQLRSHYGINVIAVERQRQFRTLLLMATGNTQLLPGDVLLVDLASPAIALLGAYQELGLEPLPLRNSYYSVHSHELGLAEVALPPESRLPGKSIQELGLRSRYKLNVVGLRRHGQALEGLLVDEKLTHADTLLVAGSWKQIHHLQSLNRDFLVLSLPAEVDEVAPAARKAPYALLSLAVMVGLMISGLVPNVMAALIGCLLMGAFRCIDMPSAYRSIHWPSLILIVGMLPFALALQKTGGIDLAVNGLVGALGNAGPRVILASLFAVTALIGLFISNTATAVLMAPVAIATAQALGVSPLPFAMTVALAASAAFMTPISSPVNTLVLGPGQYRFADFVRIGVPFTVLVMIVSVVMVPWIFPL, encoded by the coding sequence ATGACTCTAGATCTACTCATGGTGCTCGGCCTGCTGCTCACGGCCGTGGTGCTGTTCGTGCTCAACAAGCCGCGCATGGACGTGGTTGCGCTGATGATCCTCGTCGCGCTGCCACTGACCGGCGTGCTGAGCGTCCAGGAAACCCTGGCCGGCTTCGCCGACCCCAGCGTGATTCTGATCGCTGCGCTGTTCGTGATCGGCGAGGGGCTGGTGCGTACCGGCATCGCCTACCGCCTTGGCGACTGGCTGGTGGCCAAGGCGGGCAGCAGCGAAACCCGCCTGCTGGTATTGCTGATGGTGGCCGTGGCCGGACTCGGCTCGGTGATGAGCTCGACCGGCGTGGTGGCGATCTTCATCCCCGTGGTACTCGGCGTGGCGGCGCGCCTGAAGATCGCACCGGGCCGGCTGATGATGCCCCTGGCCTTCGCCGGCTTGATCAGCGGCATGCTCACCCTGGTGGCCACGCCGCCTAACATGGTGGTGCACAGCGAGCTGCTGCGTGCCGGCCTGCCGGGTTTCAGTTTCTTCAGCTTCACGCCGATTGGCCTGGCCGTGCTGGTGCTCGGCGTACTCTATATGCTCGCGACCCGGCGCTGGCTGCAGCGTGACGCCGATGGCGAACCCTCGGCGCCGCCACGCCTGACCCTCGCCGACCTGGCTGACAGCTACCGCCTCGGGGAACGCGAACGGCGCCTGCAGGTACGCGCCGACTCGCCCCTGGCCAACCAGGCGCTGGACGAGCTGCAGCTGCGCTCGCACTACGGCATCAACGTGATTGCCGTGGAGCGCCAGCGGCAGTTTCGCACCCTGCTGTTGATGGCCACCGGCAACACCCAGCTGCTGCCTGGCGACGTGCTGCTGGTCGACCTGGCCAGCCCGGCCATCGCGCTGCTCGGCGCCTATCAGGAGCTGGGCCTGGAACCGCTACCGCTGCGCAATTCGTACTACAGCGTGCATTCCCACGAACTCGGCTTGGCCGAGGTGGCGTTGCCACCGGAGTCGCGCCTGCCGGGCAAGAGCATTCAGGAGCTGGGCCTGCGCAGCCGCTACAAGCTCAACGTGGTCGGCCTGCGTCGCCATGGCCAGGCGCTGGAAGGCCTGCTGGTGGACGAGAAGCTGACCCACGCCGACACCCTGCTGGTGGCCGGCAGCTGGAAGCAGATCCATCACCTGCAAAGCCTCAACCGCGATTTTCTGGTGCTCAGCCTGCCCGCCGAGGTCGATGAGGTGGCGCCCGCCGCGCGCAAGGCGCCCTACGCGTTGCTGAGCCTGGCGGTGATGGTCGGGCTGATGATCAGCGGCCTGGTGCCCAACGTGATGGCCGCGCTGATCGGCTGCCTGCTGATGGGCGCCTTTCGCTGCATCGACATGCCCAGCGCGTACCGGTCGATCCACTGGCCGAGCCTGATTCTGATCGTCGGCATGCTGCCGTTCGCCCTGGCCCTGCAGAAAACCGGCGGCATCGATCTGGCGGTCAATGGCCTGGTCGGTGCCCTGGGCAATGCCGGGCCGCGGGTGATTCTTGCCAGCCTGTTCGCGGTCACCGCGCTGATCGGCCTGTTCATCTCCAACACCGCAACGGCGGTGCTGATGGCGCCGGTAGCCATCGCCACCGCCCAGGCATTGGGGGTATCGCCACTGCCGTTCGCCATGACCGTCGCCCTCGCCGCCTCGGCGGCCTTCATGACGCCGATTTCCTCCCCGGTAAACACCCTGGTGCTGGGGCCAGGCCAGTATCGCTTCGCAGATTTCGTACGCATCGGCGTGCCATTCACCGTTCTGGTGATGATCGTCAGCGTGGTGATGGTGCCGTGGATATTTCCGCTATAG
- a CDS encoding valine--tRNA ligase — protein MDKTYQPHAIETALYENWEAKGYFAPQGSGEPYTIMIPPPNVTGSLHMGHGFNNAIMDALIRFRRMQGRNTLWQPGTDHAGIATQMVVERQLGAQGIDRHDLGREKFLDKVWEWKAESGGTITRQIRRLGSSVDWSRERFTMDDGLSEAVKEAFVRLHEDGLIYRGKRLVNWDTKFHTAISDLEVESHDEKGHLWNLRYPLADGRKTAEGNDYLIVATTRPETMLGDAAVAVNPQDERYQALIGQYVELPLVGRRIPIIADEYCDPEFGTGCVKITPAHDFNDYEVGKRHNLPLINIFDQDAKVLPGAQIFNIDGSVNALLDASLPAEYAGLDRFEARKRIVAAFDALGLLQSIDDHALKVPKGDRSGTIIEPWLTDQWYVSTKPLAEKAIEVVENGEIQFVPKQYENMYFSWMRDIQDWCISRQLWWGHRIPAWYDQAGNVYVGRDEAEVRAKHDLGDIALRQDDDVLDTWFSSGLWTFSTLGWPEQTDFLKTHHPTDVLVTGFDIIFFWVARMIMLSTHLTKQIPFKTVYVHGLVRDGQGQKMSKSKGNVLDPLDIVDGIDLETLLAKRTSGMMQPKLAEKITKQTKAEFPEGIASYGTDALRFTFCSLATTGRDVKFDMGRVEGYRNFCNKLWNAANFVIENTDGQDTGINGEEVDLSPVDRWIISALQRCEQDVTRHLDAFRFDLATQALYEFVWDEYCAWYLELVKPVLWDENAPLERQRGTRRTLVRVLEVILRLAHPFMPFISEEIWQRIKGQAGVSGDTLMLQPWPVANEARIDAAAEGDIEWVKQLMLGVRQIRGEMKISMAKRIDVILANASASDLRRLNDNAPLLNKLAKFESVTVLAAGEEAPMSATALVGDMQVLVPMAGLIDKEAELARLDKEIQRLEGEAKRVGGKLANEGFVAKAPAEVLEKERAKLAEAEQALANLVEQRGKIASL, from the coding sequence ATGGACAAGACCTACCAGCCCCACGCCATCGAAACCGCCCTGTACGAAAACTGGGAGGCGAAGGGCTACTTCGCTCCGCAGGGTTCCGGTGAGCCCTACACCATCATGATCCCGCCGCCGAACGTGACCGGCAGCCTGCACATGGGCCACGGTTTCAACAACGCGATCATGGATGCGCTGATCCGCTTCCGCCGCATGCAGGGCCGCAACACCCTGTGGCAGCCGGGCACCGATCACGCCGGTATCGCCACGCAGATGGTGGTGGAACGCCAACTGGGCGCCCAGGGTATCGATCGCCATGATCTGGGCCGCGAGAAGTTCCTCGACAAGGTCTGGGAATGGAAAGCCGAGTCCGGCGGCACCATCACCCGGCAGATCCGCCGCCTGGGCTCGTCGGTGGACTGGTCGCGCGAGCGCTTCACCATGGATGACGGCCTCTCCGAGGCGGTCAAGGAAGCCTTTGTGCGCCTGCACGAGGACGGCCTGATCTACCGCGGCAAGCGTCTGGTCAACTGGGACACCAAGTTCCACACCGCCATTTCCGACCTGGAAGTGGAAAGCCACGACGAGAAGGGCCACCTGTGGAACCTGCGCTATCCGCTGGCCGACGGCCGGAAGACCGCCGAGGGCAATGACTACCTGATCGTTGCCACCACCCGCCCGGAAACCATGCTCGGTGACGCCGCCGTCGCCGTGAACCCGCAAGACGAGCGCTACCAGGCGCTGATCGGCCAGTACGTCGAGCTGCCGCTGGTGGGCCGCCGCATCCCGATCATCGCCGACGAGTATTGCGACCCGGAATTCGGCACCGGCTGCGTGAAGATCACCCCGGCCCACGACTTCAACGACTATGAGGTCGGCAAGCGCCACAACCTGCCGCTGATCAACATCTTCGACCAGGACGCCAAGGTGCTGCCCGGCGCGCAGATCTTCAACATCGACGGCAGCGTCAACGCCCTGCTCGATGCCAGCCTGCCCGCCGAATACGCCGGCCTGGATCGCTTCGAGGCGCGCAAGCGGATCGTCGCGGCCTTCGATGCCCTCGGCCTGCTGCAAAGCATCGACGACCACGCCCTGAAAGTACCGAAGGGCGACCGCTCCGGCACCATCATCGAGCCGTGGCTGACCGATCAGTGGTACGTGTCCACCAAGCCGCTGGCCGAGAAGGCCATCGAAGTGGTCGAGAACGGCGAGATCCAGTTCGTGCCCAAGCAGTACGAGAACATGTACTTCAGCTGGATGCGCGACATCCAGGACTGGTGCATCAGCCGCCAGCTGTGGTGGGGCCATCGCATTCCGGCCTGGTACGACCAGGCGGGCAACGTCTATGTCGGCCGCGACGAAGCCGAAGTGCGCGCCAAGCACGACCTGGGCGACATTGCCCTGCGCCAGGACGACGACGTGCTCGACACCTGGTTCAGCTCCGGCCTGTGGACCTTCTCCACCCTCGGCTGGCCCGAGCAGACAGACTTCCTGAAGACCCATCACCCGACCGACGTGTTGGTCACCGGTTTCGACATCATCTTCTTCTGGGTTGCCCGGATGATCATGCTCTCGACCCACCTGACCAAACAGATTCCGTTCAAGACCGTGTACGTGCACGGCCTGGTGCGCGACGGCCAGGGCCAGAAGATGTCCAAGTCCAAGGGTAACGTCCTCGATCCGCTGGACATCGTCGACGGCATCGATCTGGAAACCCTGCTGGCCAAACGCACCAGCGGCATGATGCAGCCCAAGCTCGCCGAGAAGATCACCAAGCAGACCAAGGCCGAATTCCCGGAAGGCATCGCCAGCTACGGCACCGACGCCCTGCGTTTCACCTTCTGCTCGCTGGCCACCACCGGCCGCGACGTGAAGTTCGACATGGGCCGCGTCGAGGGCTACCGCAACTTCTGCAACAAGCTGTGGAACGCCGCCAACTTCGTCATCGAGAACACCGATGGCCAGGACACCGGCATCAACGGCGAAGAAGTCGATCTGTCGCCGGTCGATCGCTGGATCATCTCCGCCCTGCAGCGTTGCGAGCAGGACGTGACCCGCCACCTCGACGCCTTCCGCTTCGACCTGGCGACCCAAGCGCTGTACGAGTTCGTCTGGGACGAGTACTGCGCCTGGTACCTGGAGCTGGTCAAGCCCGTGCTGTGGGACGAGAACGCACCGCTCGAGCGCCAGCGCGGCACCCGCCGCACCCTGGTGCGCGTGCTGGAAGTGATCCTGCGCCTGGCGCACCCGTTCATGCCGTTCATCAGCGAAGAAATCTGGCAGCGCATCAAGGGGCAGGCCGGCGTCAGCGGCGACACCCTGATGCTGCAGCCGTGGCCGGTGGCCAACGAAGCCCGCATCGACGCCGCCGCCGAAGGCGATATCGAATGGGTCAAGCAACTGATGCTCGGCGTACGGCAGATCCGTGGCGAGATGAAGATCTCCATGGCCAAGCGCATCGACGTGATCCTCGCCAACGCCTCGGCCTCCGACCTGCGCCGCCTCAACGACAATGCCCCGCTGCTCAACAAGCTGGCCAAGTTCGAGTCGGTGACGGTGCTGGCTGCCGGCGAAGAAGCGCCAATGTCGGCTACCGCCCTGGTCGGCGACATGCAGGTACTGGTGCCGATGGCCGGGCTGATCGACAAGGAAGCCGAACTGGCGCGCCTGGACAAGGAAATCCAGCGCCTGGAAGGCGAAGCCAAGCGGGTCGGCGGCAAGCTGGCCAACGAAGGCTTCGTCGCCAAGGCACCGGCCGAAGTGCTGGAGAAGGAACGCGCCAAGCTGGCAGAAGCCGAGCAGGCGCTGGCCAATCTGGTGGAGCAGCGCGGCAAGATCGCCAGCCTGTAA
- a CDS encoding NAD(P)/FAD-dependent oxidoreductase has protein sequence MLRITELKLPLDHADDALRPALVERLGIDDNELLEFSVFKRSYDARKKSGDMPFIYTLDFRVRDEAALLARLADDRNLGIAPDVSYKPLSVSAEQHPAQRPLVIGFGPCGIFAALILAQMGLRPIVLERGKEVRQRTKDTWGLWRKKVLDPESNVQFGEGGAGTFSDGKLYSQIKDPNHYGRKVLEEFVKAGAPEEILYVSKPHIGTFRLTGVVATMREEIKALGGEVRFQQRVSDVLIEDGQLVGVELENGEQIHSRHVILALGHSSRDTFRALHKRGVFMEAKPFSVGFRIEHPQSLIDRARLGKYAGHPKLGAADYKLVHHAKNGRSVYSFCMCPGGTVVAATSEPHRVVTNGMSQYSRNERNANSGIVVGITPEQDYPGGPLAGVELQERLESHAYVLGGSNYEAPGQLVGDFIAGKPSTALGSVEPSYKPGIRLGDLAPALPDFAIEAIREALPAFAKQIRGFDLHDAVLTGIETRTSSPLRITRGEDLQSLNVRGLFPAGEGAGYAGGILSAGVDGIRVAEGLARALMGEQAR, from the coding sequence ATGCTGCGCATCACCGAACTGAAACTGCCCCTCGATCACGCCGACGACGCCCTGCGACCAGCCCTGGTCGAGCGCCTGGGCATCGACGACAACGAACTGCTCGAATTCAGCGTGTTCAAGCGCAGCTACGACGCCCGCAAGAAGTCCGGCGACATGCCGTTCATCTACACCCTGGATTTCCGCGTGCGCGACGAGGCTGCCCTGCTGGCGCGCCTGGCCGACGACCGCAACCTCGGCATCGCCCCGGACGTGAGCTACAAGCCACTGAGCGTCAGTGCCGAACAACACCCTGCCCAGCGCCCGCTGGTGATCGGCTTCGGCCCCTGCGGCATCTTCGCGGCGCTGATCCTCGCGCAGATGGGGCTTCGGCCCATCGTGCTGGAGCGCGGCAAGGAAGTGCGCCAGCGCACCAAGGACACCTGGGGGCTGTGGCGCAAGAAGGTGCTGGATCCCGAGTCCAACGTGCAGTTCGGCGAGGGCGGCGCGGGCACCTTCTCCGATGGCAAGCTGTACAGCCAGATCAAGGACCCCAACCATTACGGGCGCAAGGTGCTCGAAGAGTTCGTCAAGGCCGGCGCGCCGGAGGAAATCCTCTACGTCAGCAAGCCGCATATCGGCACCTTCCGCCTGACCGGCGTGGTCGCCACCATGCGCGAGGAGATCAAGGCCCTTGGCGGCGAAGTGCGCTTCCAGCAGCGCGTCAGCGATGTGCTGATCGAAGACGGCCAGCTGGTCGGCGTGGAGCTGGAAAACGGCGAGCAGATACACAGCCGCCACGTCATCCTGGCCCTCGGTCACAGCTCCCGCGACACTTTCCGCGCGCTGCACAAGCGCGGCGTGTTCATGGAAGCCAAACCGTTCTCGGTGGGTTTCCGGATCGAACACCCGCAGTCGTTGATCGACCGCGCGCGCCTGGGCAAGTACGCCGGCCACCCGAAGCTGGGCGCAGCCGACTACAAACTGGTGCATCACGCCAAGAACGGTCGCTCGGTGTACAGCTTCTGCATGTGCCCGGGCGGCACCGTGGTGGCGGCCACCAGCGAGCCGCACCGGGTGGTCACCAACGGCATGAGCCAGTACTCGCGTAACGAGCGCAATGCCAACTCGGGCATCGTGGTCGGCATCACCCCGGAGCAGGATTATCCCGGCGGTCCGCTGGCTGGCGTCGAACTGCAGGAGCGCCTGGAATCCCACGCCTACGTACTTGGCGGCAGCAACTATGAGGCGCCGGGCCAACTGGTCGGCGACTTCATCGCCGGCAAGCCGAGCACTGCGCTGGGCAGCGTCGAGCCGTCCTACAAGCCGGGCATCAGGCTCGGTGACCTGGCCCCCGCGCTGCCCGACTTCGCCATCGAGGCGATCCGTGAAGCGCTGCCGGCCTTCGCCAAGCAGATCAGGGGGTTCGATCTGCACGATGCGGTGCTCACCGGTATCGAAACACGCACCTCATCGCCCCTGCGCATCACCCGTGGCGAGGATCTGCAGAGCCTCAACGTGCGCGGCCTGTTCCCGGCCGGTGAAGGCGCGGGCTATGCCGGTGGCATTCTGTCTGCGGGTGTCGACGGCATCCGTGTCGCCGAGGGGCTGGCACGTGCGCTGATGGGTGAACAGGCCCGCTAG
- a CDS encoding Na+/H+ antiporter subunit G yields the protein MPFWIEALVAFFLLVGCSFALIGAIGLYRLPDFFTRLHGPTKATTLGVGSMVVASMIFFGNHAEGLSVHELLIVMFLFITAPVSAHMLAKSAMQEKVKLVRRTRGRPWES from the coding sequence ATGCCATTCTGGATCGAAGCACTGGTAGCGTTCTTTCTGCTGGTCGGCTGCTCGTTCGCGCTGATCGGTGCCATCGGCCTGTATCGCCTGCCGGATTTCTTCACCCGCCTGCATGGCCCGACTAAGGCCACCACACTGGGGGTGGGTAGCATGGTGGTCGCCTCGATGATCTTTTTTGGCAACCACGCCGAAGGCTTGAGTGTGCACGAGCTGCTGATCGTCATGTTCCTGTTCATCACCGCGCCGGTCAGCGCTCATATGCTGGCCAAGTCGGCGATGCAGGAGAAGGTCAAGCTGGTGCGGCGTACCCGCGGGCGGCCCTGGGAATCCTGA